One Bradyrhizobium sp. CCGB12 genomic window carries:
- a CDS encoding nitrate reductase, with the protein MTAIDPTLRATKTTCPYCGVGCGVLATPDGKGGAAIAGDPDHPANFGRLCSKGSALGETVGLEGRLLYPMIRCKGVLERVAWSDALDHVAHRMQHIVARDGADAVAFYLSGQLLTEDYYVANKLMKGFVGTANVDTNSRLCMSSSVAGHRRAFGADTVPGCYEDLDQADLLVFVGSNAAWCHPILFQRMLKNRGERGARMIVIDPRRTDTADDVDLFLGLKPGTDTALFSGLFVHLADNGALDQDYIAQNTSGFDDVLARARKIAGSVAATALATGLSEQDVATFFKMFRDTPRVVTLYSQGVNQSAQGTDKVNAILNCHLATGRIGKPGASPFSLTGQPNAMGGREVGGLANMLAAHMGFTPPDIDRVRRFWNAPRIATHEGLKAVQLFEAINRGEVKALWVMGTNPAVSLPDADFVREALKKLELFVVSENVLSNDTVEAGPHVLLPALAWGEKSGTVTNSERRISRQRSFLPAPGEARPDWWILSETAKRLGFGDSFNYKSAVDIFREHASLSAFENDGSRDFDIGALTSLSDDAFDALKPVQWPVREGGAPGARFFADGGFFTSDGKGRFVAPEVPALRSETGASRPLRLNTGRIRDQWHTMTRTGLSQRLGAHLPEPFVEIHPDDASKYGIVHDGYARITTDYGQCILKVVVSERQQRGTLFVPIHWSAMNASHGRVGALVQSFTDPFSGQPESKATPAAIAPYEYVFRGFALSRRQLDLPPNLLWTRVTVDGGFGYLFADNADLSRWPAWLDRVAGEDVAEYRDFGGGIYRAASFAGDRIEACLFVGPGHDAGDWEVVRSAFAADHVTDEQRRMLLSGKSTEGAASTGPIVCACFGVGRGTICDTIASGARTAGEIGAKLKAGTNCGSCIPELKRLIATTEVPVKQAKVASVVG; encoded by the coding sequence ATGACGGCGATTGATCCAACGCTCCGCGCCACCAAGACAACCTGTCCCTATTGCGGCGTCGGCTGCGGCGTGCTGGCGACGCCGGACGGCAAGGGTGGGGCGGCGATCGCCGGTGATCCTGACCACCCCGCCAATTTCGGCCGCCTCTGCTCCAAGGGCTCCGCGCTTGGCGAGACCGTCGGGCTGGAAGGCCGGTTGCTTTACCCGATGATCCGCTGCAAGGGTGTGCTCGAACGGGTCGCCTGGAGCGATGCGCTCGACCACGTCGCGCACCGCATGCAGCACATCGTGGCGCGCGACGGCGCCGACGCGGTCGCGTTCTATCTCTCCGGCCAGCTGCTGACCGAGGATTACTACGTCGCCAACAAGCTGATGAAGGGCTTTGTCGGCACCGCCAACGTCGACACCAATTCGCGGCTCTGCATGTCGTCCTCGGTCGCCGGCCACCGCCGCGCCTTCGGCGCCGACACCGTGCCCGGCTGCTACGAGGATCTGGACCAGGCCGACCTGCTGGTTTTCGTCGGCTCGAATGCGGCCTGGTGCCACCCCATTCTGTTCCAGCGTATGCTGAAGAACCGTGGGGAACGCGGCGCACGCATGATCGTGATCGATCCGCGCCGCACCGACACCGCTGATGACGTCGATCTTTTCCTTGGGCTCAAGCCCGGGACCGACACCGCGTTGTTCTCCGGCCTGTTCGTCCATCTCGCCGACAATGGCGCGCTCGACCAGGATTATATCGCGCAGAACACGTCAGGTTTCGACGATGTGCTGGCGCGCGCGCGCAAGATCGCCGGCAGCGTCGCTGCGACGGCGCTTGCCACCGGTCTGTCCGAGCAGGACGTTGCCACCTTCTTCAAGATGTTCCGCGACACGCCGCGGGTCGTCACGCTCTATTCTCAAGGCGTCAACCAGTCGGCGCAGGGCACCGACAAGGTCAACGCGATCCTGAATTGCCATCTCGCGACGGGGCGCATCGGCAAGCCGGGCGCCTCGCCATTCTCGCTGACCGGCCAGCCCAATGCGATGGGCGGCCGCGAGGTCGGCGGCCTCGCCAATATGCTCGCCGCCCATATGGGCTTCACGCCGCCCGACATCGATCGTGTCAGGCGATTCTGGAATGCGCCGCGCATCGCCACCCATGAGGGGTTGAAGGCGGTGCAACTGTTCGAGGCCATCAACCGCGGCGAGGTCAAGGCGCTCTGGGTAATGGGCACCAATCCGGCGGTGTCGCTGCCCGATGCCGACTTCGTGCGCGAGGCGCTGAAGAAGCTCGAGCTGTTCGTGGTCTCCGAGAACGTGCTCTCCAACGACACGGTCGAGGCCGGTCCGCATGTGCTGTTGCCGGCTCTGGCCTGGGGCGAGAAGTCGGGCACGGTGACCAATTCCGAGCGCCGCATCTCGCGTCAGCGTTCGTTCCTGCCGGCGCCAGGCGAGGCGCGCCCCGATTGGTGGATCCTGAGCGAGACCGCAAAGCGCCTCGGCTTCGGCGACAGCTTCAATTACAAATCCGCGGTGGACATTTTCCGCGAGCATGCATCGCTCTCGGCCTTCGAGAATGACGGCAGCCGCGACTTCGACATCGGTGCGCTGACCTCGTTGTCCGACGACGCGTTCGACGCCTTGAAGCCTGTGCAGTGGCCGGTGCGGGAGGGCGGGGCGCCGGGCGCGCGCTTCTTTGCGGATGGCGGCTTCTTCACCAGTGACGGCAAGGGCCGCTTCGTCGCGCCCGAGGTGCCGGCATTGCGCAGCGAGACCGGCGCCTCGCGTCCCCTGCGGCTCAACACTGGGCGCATCCGCGACCAGTGGCACACCATGACGCGCACCGGCCTCAGCCAGCGGCTGGGCGCGCATCTGCCCGAACCCTTTGTCGAGATCCACCCGGACGATGCCAGCAAATATGGCATCGTTCACGACGGCTATGCCCGCATCACCACCGATTACGGCCAGTGCATTCTGAAGGTCGTGGTCAGCGAGCGGCAGCAGCGCGGCACGCTGTTCGTTCCGATCCACTGGAGCGCGATGAACGCTTCGCATGGCCGCGTCGGGGCGCTGGTGCAGTCGTTCACCGATCCTTTCTCGGGGCAGCCCGAGTCCAAGGCGACGCCGGCCGCGATCGCGCCCTACGAGTACGTTTTCCGCGGCTTTGCGCTGTCGAGACGGCAGCTCGATCTGCCGCCGAACCTGTTGTGGACCCGCGTCACGGTCGACGGCGGCTTCGGCTACCTGTTCGCCGACAATGCCGATCTGTCGCGCTGGCCCGCCTGGCTCGACCGCGTTGCCGGCGAGGATGTCGCCGAATACCGTGATTTTGGCGGCGGCATCTATCGCGCGGCCTCGTTCGCGGGCGATCGCATCGAGGCCTGCCTGTTCGTCGGCCCGGGGCATGACGCCGGCGATTGGGAGGTGGTCCGAAGTGCCTTTGCGGCCGATCACGTCACCGACGAGCAGCGCCGCATGCTGCTATCGGGCAAGTCGACGGAAGGGGCGGCCTCGACCGGGCCGATCGTCTGCGCCTGCTTCGGCGTCGGCCGCGGCACCATCTGCGACACCATCGCAAGCGGCGCGCGCACGGCCGGCGAGATCGGCGCCAAGCTCAAGGCCGGCACCAATTGCGGCTCCTGCATCCCCGAGCTGAAGCGCCTGATCGCGACGACGGAAGTGCCGGTGAAGCAGGCGAAGGTCGCAAGCGTGGTGGGGTAA
- a CDS encoding NAD(P)/FAD-dependent oxidoreductase, with the protein MSEPLVIVGNGMAAARLVDELAKTALGRYAVAVIGEEPRLAYNRVLLSSVLAGETGSHEIELRPADWWRHRGVTVRYGYRVTEIDVGRRELKIDGEESMEYSKLVLATGSTPLRLNVSGADLAGVHTFRDSRDVDLLLTLAAAKKRVVVVGGGLLGLEAAYGLAKAGAPVTLLHLMDRLMERQLDAPAADLLKTLVERKGIRILLNAATARIHGDGHVEAVELADGSRIEADAVIFAAGIKPNVTLAKEAGIAVNRGVVVNDVMRTASSDIFALGECAEHRGTCYGLVEPAYEQARVLARHLAGRPAAYKGSVVSTNLKVSGVSVFSAGDFMGGEGSESLVLTDRRRGTYKKLVIADGRLTGAVLIGDTLDALWYLELIRNRDKVAAIRTDMMFGRALARPSKAA; encoded by the coding sequence ATGAGTGAACCGCTCGTCATCGTCGGTAACGGTATGGCGGCCGCGCGTCTGGTCGACGAGCTCGCCAAGACTGCGCTCGGCCGCTACGCGGTCGCCGTGATCGGCGAAGAGCCGCGGCTCGCCTACAACCGCGTTCTGCTCTCCTCCGTGCTGGCCGGCGAGACCGGTTCGCATGAGATCGAGCTCAGGCCGGCCGACTGGTGGCGCCATCGCGGCGTCACGGTACGCTACGGCTATCGCGTCACCGAGATCGACGTCGGTCGCCGCGAGCTGAAGATCGACGGCGAAGAAAGCATGGAGTATTCGAAGCTCGTGCTCGCCACCGGCTCGACGCCGCTGCGGCTCAACGTATCAGGCGCCGATCTCGCCGGCGTGCACACGTTTCGCGACAGCCGCGACGTCGATCTGCTGCTGACCCTGGCCGCGGCGAAGAAGCGCGTCGTCGTGGTCGGCGGTGGCCTGCTCGGACTTGAAGCAGCTTATGGCCTCGCCAAGGCCGGCGCGCCGGTGACACTGCTGCACCTGATGGACCGGTTGATGGAGCGTCAGCTCGATGCGCCGGCCGCCGATCTGCTCAAGACGCTGGTCGAGCGCAAGGGCATCCGCATCCTGCTCAACGCCGCCACCGCCCGCATCCATGGCGATGGTCACGTCGAGGCCGTCGAGCTCGCCGACGGCAGCCGCATCGAGGCCGACGCCGTGATTTTCGCTGCCGGCATCAAGCCCAACGTGACGCTGGCGAAAGAGGCCGGGATTGCGGTGAACCGTGGCGTCGTCGTCAACGACGTGATGCGGACGGCTTCGTCCGACATCTTCGCGCTCGGCGAATGTGCCGAGCATCGCGGCACCTGCTATGGTCTGGTCGAACCGGCCTATGAGCAGGCGCGCGTGCTGGCACGGCATCTCGCCGGCCGTCCCGCAGCCTATAAGGGCAGCGTGGTCTCGACCAACCTGAAGGTCTCCGGCGTCAGCGTGTTCTCGGCCGGCGACTTCATGGGCGGGGAGGGCAGCGAAAGCCTCGTGCTGACCGACCGCAGGCGCGGCACCTACAAGAAGCTCGTGATCGCCGACGGCCGGCTCACCGGTGCCGTGCTGATCGGCGATACCCTCGATGCGCTCTGGTATCTCGAGCTGATCCGCAATCGCGACAAGGTGGCGGCGATCCGCACCGACATGATGTTCGGCCGCGCGCTGGCGCGTCCCTCCAAGGCGGCTTGA